A window of the Mannheimia granulomatis genome harbors these coding sequences:
- a CDS encoding type II toxin-antitoxin system RatA family toxin — protein MPIVNQSALVPYNAEQMYQLVNDYEKYPEFLSGCINAKTLSMDENELKAELHIQKLGISQTFSTHNKMTPPYKIEMSLIEGPFHHLHGDWTFTPFDEQSCKIALKLEFEFASPIVALVFGKVFNELTLKMVNAFKQRAKEVYGV, from the coding sequence ATGCCTATTGTTAATCAATCTGCTTTAGTGCCTTACAACGCTGAGCAAATGTATCAACTCGTCAACGATTATGAAAAATATCCCGAATTTTTGTCCGGCTGCATTAACGCTAAAACATTAAGTATGGATGAAAATGAGCTAAAAGCAGAATTACACATCCAAAAATTAGGCATTAGCCAAACATTCAGCACTCACAATAAAATGACCCCACCGTATAAGATCGAGATGTCCTTAATTGAAGGCCCTTTCCACCACTTGCACGGTGATTGGACATTTACTCCATTTGATGAACAAAGCTGTAAAATTGCCCTTAAATTAGAATTCGAATTTGCCAGCCCTATCGTTGCATTGGTATTCGGCAAAGTCTTTAATGAACTAACCTTAAAAATGGTGAATGCCTTCAAACAACGAGCAAAAGAGGTGTATGGTGTCTGA
- the modC gene encoding molybdenum ABC transporter ATP-binding protein ModC, protein MLKLNLTQQLGEFTLNVDLTLPAKGVTAIFGRSGAGKSSLINVIAGLSTAQSGMIELNGRTLFDSQNRINIAPEKRNIGYVFQEPRLFPHYSVEKNLKYGYKRSDYKDFLQITELLGITQLLNRYPAGLSGGEKQRVAIGRALLSSPDILLMDEPLSALDLPRKQELMDYLSKLAEQLDIPILYVSHSLEEIVRLADHLVLLENGKVVAFDTVEKVWHSKAFADWQPNHQHISLLELPIKQHQPDYKMLGLALNEQMLWIHETPRHRIGDKLRITIASRDVSISVEKPTQSSIRNQLKGKVMLIEKHSERVDIAVVVESQQIWATISLWAFDELAITTEQTVYLQIKSVSL, encoded by the coding sequence ATGCTAAAACTTAATCTTACCCAACAGCTTGGCGAATTTACGCTGAATGTAGATTTAACCCTGCCGGCAAAAGGTGTTACCGCAATTTTCGGGCGTTCAGGTGCAGGGAAATCCAGTCTGATTAATGTGATTGCCGGGCTTTCTACTGCGCAATCAGGCATGATTGAGCTAAATGGACGAACGCTCTTTGACAGCCAAAATCGAATAAATATTGCTCCGGAAAAACGCAATATTGGCTATGTATTCCAGGAGCCCCGTTTATTCCCTCACTATTCAGTAGAAAAAAACCTAAAATACGGCTACAAGCGGTCGGATTATAAGGATTTTTTGCAAATTACCGAGCTACTAGGCATTACTCAGCTACTCAATCGCTACCCTGCCGGCCTCTCAGGTGGTGAAAAGCAGCGGGTGGCGATCGGACGGGCATTATTAAGTTCCCCCGATATTTTATTAATGGACGAACCTTTATCTGCCTTAGACTTACCTCGTAAACAGGAGCTAATGGATTATTTGAGCAAACTTGCCGAGCAGTTAGATATTCCGATTCTCTATGTTAGCCATAGCCTTGAGGAAATCGTCCGTCTTGCCGATCATCTGGTATTACTGGAAAACGGTAAAGTAGTGGCATTTGATACGGTAGAAAAGGTCTGGCATAGCAAAGCCTTTGCCGATTGGCAGCCGAATCATCAACACATCAGCTTGTTGGAACTACCGATAAAACAACATCAGCCTGACTACAAAATGCTGGGTTTGGCGTTAAATGAGCAAATGCTGTGGATTCACGAAACACCTCGCCACCGAATAGGCGATAAATTGCGAATTACCATTGCCAGCCGAGATGTGTCCATTAGTGTGGAAAAGCCAACTCAAAGCTCCATTCGCAACCAATTAAAAGGTAAAGTCATGCTTATCGAAAAACACTCTGAACGTGTCGATATTGCCGTTGTGGTGGAAAGTCAGCAGATTTGGGCAACCATTAGCCTATGGGCATTTGATGAATTAGCGATTACCACTGAGCAAACCGTTTATCTGCAGATAAAAAGCGTTTCTTTGTAG
- the modB gene encoding molybdate ABC transporter permease subunit, which translates to MFSFTPQELNAIFLSLKIAAIAVMLALPLAIWVAWILSRKQFWGKSLLNGIVHLPLVLPPVVIGYLLLISMAKRGVIGQYLWEWFNFSFSFSWKGAVLASMVMAFPLMVRSIRLALDAIDPKLEQAARTLGAGPLKVFFTLNLPLSFSGIVAGSVLGFARSLGEFGATITFVSNIPNQTQTIPAALFTFIETPDGELAAARLCMVAIIISLIALFCSEWLAERQKRYAKT; encoded by the coding sequence ATGTTTAGCTTTACTCCCCAAGAACTCAATGCCATTTTTCTTAGCCTGAAAATTGCTGCAATTGCCGTTATGCTTGCCCTGCCCCTTGCAATCTGGGTGGCATGGATTCTCTCTCGCAAACAGTTTTGGGGAAAAAGCCTTTTAAACGGTATTGTGCATTTGCCATTAGTTTTACCCCCGGTGGTCATCGGTTATTTGCTGTTAATTTCCATGGCAAAACGTGGCGTAATCGGGCAATATTTGTGGGAATGGTTTAATTTTAGCTTTAGCTTCTCATGGAAAGGGGCGGTACTGGCTTCTATGGTCATGGCCTTTCCGCTAATGGTTCGCTCTATTCGTTTAGCCTTAGATGCCATTGACCCGAAATTAGAACAAGCCGCCCGTACGCTCGGTGCCGGCCCGCTAAAAGTCTTCTTTACTCTTAATCTTCCGCTTTCTTTTTCCGGCATTGTCGCAGGTAGCGTGCTAGGTTTTGCTCGCTCACTGGGGGAATTTGGAGCAACCATTACCTTTGTATCGAACATTCCCAACCAAACTCAAACTATTCCGGCCGCCCTTTTCACCTTTATTGAAACGCCAGATGGCGAGCTAGCAGCCGCACGCTTATGTATGGTGGCAATTATCATTTCATTAATCGCTCTTTTTTGTTCTGAATGGTTAGCAGAAAGGCAAAAACGTTATGCTAAAACTTAA
- the modA gene encoding molybdate ABC transporter substrate-binding protein: MKLFNKLTLAGTLAFSSTFALAQDITVFAAASMTNVLQEIGKTFEQKHPEDKVLFSFASSSVLAKQIEQDAPADIFISADQKWMDYIAEKRPEKIQHRTNLVKNDLVLIAPLNSQIQADNIQAVNFTKELANSYLSVGDPSHVPAGIYAKKALTYYKLWESVEPRLARAKNVRDALSFVERGESPLGIVYSTDAKVSNKVKVIAVFPTESYGEIVYPAATVSGKATATKFLDFLKTSEAKAKFEAAGFYPVN, encoded by the coding sequence ATGAAATTATTCAACAAATTAACGCTTGCAGGCACCTTAGCATTTAGTTCAACTTTCGCACTTGCACAAGATATTACAGTCTTTGCTGCGGCCTCAATGACGAATGTATTACAAGAAATCGGTAAAACATTTGAACAAAAACACCCTGAAGATAAAGTGCTTTTCTCTTTTGCCTCTTCATCAGTGCTTGCAAAACAGATTGAACAAGATGCCCCTGCCGATATTTTTATTTCTGCCGACCAAAAATGGATGGACTATATCGCTGAAAAAAGACCGGAGAAAATTCAACATCGCACCAACTTGGTAAAAAATGATTTGGTATTGATTGCACCTCTTAACAGCCAAATTCAAGCAGATAATATACAAGCGGTTAATTTTACAAAAGAATTAGCAAATAGTTATTTATCGGTCGGTGACCCAAGCCATGTGCCTGCAGGCATTTATGCGAAAAAAGCTTTAACTTACTACAAATTATGGGAAAGCGTTGAACCTCGTCTGGCGCGAGCTAAAAACGTGCGGGATGCTCTCTCTTTTGTCGAAAGAGGCGAATCACCATTAGGGATTGTTTACTCAACCGATGCTAAAGTTTCCAATAAAGTAAAAGTGATTGCCGTTTTCCCAACAGAGAGCTACGGCGAAATTGTTTACCCGGCAGCAACTGTTAGCGGGAAAGCAACAGCAACAAAATTCTTAGATTTCTTAAAAACATCTGAGGCAAAAGCGAAGTTTGAAGCAGCCGGGTTTTATCCGGTCAATTAA
- a CDS encoding ABC transporter permease, producing MNLIGFYTLAFKECRRILRIWRQTLVPPVITTTLYFLIFGKLIGERIGEMNGVSYMQFIAPGLIMMTAITASYVNTASSFFLSKFTRDFEEMLISPLSSHNIIWGYIAGSLLRGGLSALLVMCVAMIFVSFDIYSFSIILLTLLLTVITFALGGLINAVFAKSFDDVGLIPTFVLTPLTYLGGVFYSISLLPDFWQTVSKFNPIVYMINGLRYGFLGVSDVPLIYTFSVLSSLCVLLYFVAYYLIQRGIGLRS from the coding sequence ATGAATTTAATCGGATTTTATACCCTAGCCTTTAAAGAATGCCGCCGTATCTTGCGTATTTGGCGACAAACCCTTGTTCCGCCGGTGATTACCACCACGTTATACTTCCTGATTTTTGGTAAATTAATTGGTGAGCGTATCGGTGAAATGAATGGCGTAAGCTATATGCAATTTATCGCCCCAGGCTTAATTATGATGACGGCAATCACCGCATCTTATGTCAATACGGCCTCCTCTTTCTTCTTGAGTAAATTCACGCGAGATTTTGAGGAGATGCTAATTTCACCTCTTTCCAGCCATAACATCATTTGGGGCTATATCGCAGGCAGTCTGTTACGCGGCGGTCTATCGGCATTATTAGTTATGTGTGTGGCTATGATTTTTGTCTCTTTTGATATTTATTCTTTTAGCATCATACTTTTAACGCTACTACTAACTGTTATCACCTTTGCTCTTGGTGGTTTAATTAATGCTGTATTTGCTAAATCCTTTGATGATGTAGGCCTTATCCCTACTTTCGTATTAACACCGCTCACTTATTTAGGTGGTGTTTTTTACTCTATATCATTGTTACCTGATTTTTGGCAAACGGTATCTAAATTTAATCCGATTGTTTATATGATTAACGGGCTTCGCTACGGTTTTTTAGGAGTGAGTGATGTACCGCTGATCTATACCTTTTCAGTCTTAAGCTCGTTATGTGTATTGCTATACTTCGTGGCATACTATCTTATTCAACGAGGTATTGGGCTTCGTTCTTAA
- a CDS encoding ABC transporter ATP-binding protein — MKALELIDLVKVYPTGVKAVKGINLVVEQGDFYALLGHNGAGKSTTIGIISSLVNKTSGSVKVFGYDLDSQKVQLKQQIGLVPQEFNFNQFEKVIDVLVQQAGFYGIPRQEALVRAEKWLKQLDLWEKRSHLTRELSGGMKRRVMIARALMHNPKLLILDEPTAGVDIELRRSLWDFLRTLNEQGTTIILTTHYLEEAEMLCRHIGIIQHGELIENTSMKALLAKLESEVFVLDLQYSDRNQPLVIHNYPHKWLDENTLEVNVKRQQGLTNLFSQIAQQGAEVLSMRNKSNRLEELFMNMAQ, encoded by the coding sequence ATGAAAGCATTAGAATTAATTGATTTAGTTAAAGTCTACCCTACCGGTGTGAAAGCAGTTAAGGGTATCAACTTGGTCGTTGAGCAAGGAGATTTTTACGCCCTACTTGGACATAACGGTGCAGGGAAATCTACCACTATTGGTATTATCAGTTCACTTGTCAATAAAACTAGTGGAAGCGTAAAAGTATTTGGTTATGATTTAGATAGCCAAAAAGTCCAATTAAAACAACAAATTGGGCTAGTGCCACAGGAATTTAATTTTAATCAATTTGAAAAAGTCATTGATGTGCTGGTGCAGCAAGCCGGCTTTTACGGGATTCCCCGCCAAGAGGCGTTAGTGCGTGCCGAAAAATGGTTAAAACAGCTCGACTTATGGGAAAAACGTAGCCACCTCACACGTGAACTTTCAGGCGGAATGAAACGCCGAGTGATGATTGCCCGAGCATTAATGCATAACCCAAAATTGCTGATTTTAGACGAACCGACTGCCGGGGTGGATATCGAACTTCGTCGTTCATTATGGGATTTTCTACGCACTTTAAATGAACAAGGCACCACCATTATTCTCACAACCCACTACTTAGAAGAAGCAGAAATGCTCTGCCGTCATATCGGTATTATTCAGCATGGGGAACTGATTGAAAACACCTCAATGAAAGCCTTATTGGCAAAACTGGAAAGTGAAGTATTTGTGTTGGATTTGCAATATTCTGATAGAAATCAACCGCTTGTTATTCACAATTATCCGCATAAATGGTTGGATGAAAATACCCTTGAGGTCAATGTAAAACGCCAACAAGGATTAACAAATCTCTTTTCACAAATTGCACAACAAGGTGCAGAAGTGTTAAGCATGCGAAATAAATCAAATCGTCTAGAAGAACTTTTTATGAATATGGCACAGTAA
- the dnaX gene encoding DNA polymerase III subunit gamma/tau — protein MSYQVLARKWRPQRFSEVVGQQHVLSALENGLREDRLHHAYLFSGTRGVGKTSIARLFAKGLNCENGITAEPCGECANCKAIEEGRFIDLIEIDAASRTKVEDTRELLDNVQYKPTVGRFKVYLIDEVHMLSRHSFNALLKTLEEPPEYVKFLLATTDPQKLPITILSRCMQFHLHALDQSQISRHLEFILNEEKIPYEAIAITKLAKAAQGSIRDSLSLTDQAIAISNANITLPVVSQMLGLIDDQQPLELVQALALADGEKAMAIIQHVAEKGGDWTQLLSDIAETLHQIAILQLVKNSSQEETQLHFLAKQISPEDVQFFYQLMLNGKKELPFSPEQRAGVEMTILRALAFHPKNAEKMATVAPLTMQPNTPQQANYAQASQSDTPSQISQLRERFVENQQKSSSNVQIKPPIAEKSAQPQPAVSSVASVSSSVPQSVLQANEVNSELSLAMAALEARKKLQQQQATLVQSEKKKPELKAPQLVAKKSENQTASLQERFISLAENQQQTIIHQAPNSAPPKSVEDEDYRWTWLNPELENKETSEKPSDIKQAILQERTPELVAKTILLSCQQDRWCDIANSLNLGGFSRQVALNSYLASQNENHLILVLKSNMAHLDNPESRKNLEIALAEKGFTYELSISENAEKNTPLEIRRAIFKQLTEEAKTALLTDEKLMLLRQAFDAQIDESTIRAVAEK, from the coding sequence ATGAGTTATCAAGTTTTAGCCCGAAAATGGAGACCACAACGCTTTAGCGAGGTGGTTGGTCAGCAACATGTTTTATCTGCTCTTGAAAACGGTTTAAGAGAGGATAGACTTCATCATGCCTATCTGTTTTCAGGAACGCGAGGTGTCGGCAAAACGTCTATTGCTCGCCTGTTCGCCAAAGGCTTAAACTGTGAAAACGGCATTACTGCTGAGCCTTGTGGTGAATGTGCTAATTGCAAAGCTATTGAAGAAGGACGTTTTATTGATTTAATTGAAATCGATGCTGCCTCACGAACTAAAGTGGAAGATACTCGAGAACTTCTCGATAATGTACAATATAAACCGACTGTCGGGCGTTTTAAGGTCTATTTAATTGATGAAGTGCATATGCTCTCTCGTCATAGCTTTAATGCTCTCTTAAAAACCCTTGAAGAGCCGCCGGAGTATGTCAAATTCTTACTCGCGACCACCGATCCACAAAAATTGCCGATTACAATCCTTTCTCGTTGTATGCAATTTCATCTGCATGCTTTAGATCAAAGCCAAATCAGCCGTCATCTTGAATTTATTCTCAACGAGGAAAAAATTCCTTATGAGGCTATTGCGATTACTAAACTGGCAAAAGCAGCACAAGGCAGTATTCGAGACTCTCTAAGCCTGACTGACCAAGCGATTGCGATAAGCAACGCTAACATTACACTACCGGTTGTTAGCCAAATGTTAGGGCTGATTGACGATCAACAACCCTTGGAATTAGTACAAGCCTTAGCTTTGGCTGATGGTGAAAAAGCAATGGCAATTATTCAGCACGTAGCTGAAAAAGGTGGCGACTGGACGCAATTATTAAGTGATATTGCCGAAACCTTACACCAAATTGCGATTTTGCAATTAGTCAAAAACAGTAGCCAAGAAGAGACTCAGCTGCATTTTCTAGCCAAACAAATTTCGCCTGAAGATGTACAGTTTTTCTATCAGCTGATGCTTAACGGCAAAAAAGAATTACCTTTCTCACCGGAACAACGAGCCGGTGTAGAAATGACAATTCTACGAGCCTTAGCTTTCCACCCTAAAAATGCTGAAAAAATGGCAACAGTTGCACCTCTTACAATGCAACCCAATACACCACAACAGGCTAATTATGCTCAAGCAAGCCAATCTGATACTCCAAGCCAGATTAGCCAGTTACGTGAGCGTTTTGTTGAAAATCAGCAAAAATCATCTTCAAATGTGCAAATAAAACCGCCAATTGCGGAAAAATCGGCACAACCACAGCCTGCTGTTTCTTCAGTAGCTTCTGTGTCATCTTCTGTGCCACAAAGCGTACTCCAAGCTAATGAGGTAAACTCCGAGCTATCTCTGGCAATGGCGGCCCTTGAAGCACGTAAAAAATTACAGCAGCAACAAGCAACGCTTGTTCAATCTGAAAAAAAAAAGCCTGAGTTAAAAGCTCCTCAATTAGTTGCAAAAAAATCAGAAAATCAGACCGCTTCACTCCAAGAGCGGTTTATCAGTCTTGCTGAAAATCAGCAGCAAACTATTATTCATCAAGCACCCAATAGTGCTCCCCCTAAAAGTGTTGAAGATGAAGATTACCGCTGGACATGGCTAAACCCCGAATTAGAGAATAAAGAAACCAGTGAAAAACCTTCAGACATAAAACAGGCAATTCTGCAAGAACGCACACCTGAACTGGTGGCAAAAACGATTCTTCTTTCTTGCCAACAAGATAGGTGGTGCGATATTGCAAACTCGCTCAACTTAGGTGGCTTTTCGCGTCAAGTTGCCTTAAATAGCTATTTAGCGTCCCAAAACGAGAATCATCTTATCTTAGTATTAAAAAGTAATATGGCACATTTGGATAATCCGGAATCTCGTAAGAATTTAGAAATTGCATTAGCAGAAAAAGGTTTTACTTACGAATTATCCATCAGTGAAAACGCTGAAAAAAATACACCATTGGAAATTCGCCGAGCTATTTTTAAACAATTAACCGAAGAGGCGAAAACAGCCTTACTAACCGACGAAAAGTTAATGTTATTACGCCAAGCATTTGACGCTCAAATAGATGAATCCACCATCCGCGCTGTGGCAGAAAAATGA
- the apt gene encoding adenine phosphoribosyltransferase, which produces MSQLDLIKSSIKSIPNYPKAGIIFRDITSLLEVPAAFQASIDAIVAEFKDKGITKIAGTESRGFIFGAPVALALGVPFVLVRKPKKLPREVVSQSYTLEYGEDTLEIHKDAINANDNVLMIDDLLATGGTIDATAKLIRRLGGKVEHAAFVIYLPELGGKERLEKEGINSFTLVSFEGH; this is translated from the coding sequence ATGAGTCAATTAGATTTAATCAAATCATCGATCAAATCCATCCCCAATTATCCAAAAGCAGGCATTATTTTCCGTGATATTACCTCTCTTTTGGAAGTACCCGCAGCGTTTCAAGCAAGTATTGATGCTATTGTGGCAGAATTTAAAGATAAAGGCATTACCAAAATTGCCGGAACCGAATCTCGTGGCTTTATCTTTGGTGCTCCGGTAGCCCTTGCATTAGGAGTGCCTTTTGTCTTGGTACGTAAACCGAAAAAATTACCACGTGAAGTGGTTTCGCAATCCTACACCCTTGAATACGGTGAAGATACACTCGAAATCCACAAAGATGCCATTAATGCTAACGACAATGTATTAATGATAGATGACTTATTAGCAACCGGTGGCACCATTGATGCTACTGCCAAACTTATCCGCCGTTTAGGGGGTAAAGTCGAACATGCCGCATTTGTTATCTACTTACCGGAATTAGGCGGTAAAGAACGTTTAGAAAAAGAAGGAATTAACTCCTTTACCCTAGTGAGTTTTGAAGGTCATTAA
- a CDS encoding TusE/DsrC/DsvC family sulfur relay protein, with amino-acid sequence MAYIELNTILYPTDPSGYLQNLDDWSEQLAIKIAEKEQITLTEEHWEIIWLVREFYQEYKTSPAIRMLVKAMAQKFGEEKGNSRYLQRLFPDGPAKQATKIAGLPKPAKCL; translated from the coding sequence ATGGCTTATATTGAACTAAACACTATTCTCTACCCGACTGATCCTTCAGGCTATCTACAAAATTTAGATGATTGGTCAGAACAACTGGCAATTAAAATTGCCGAAAAAGAGCAAATTACGTTAACCGAAGAGCATTGGGAAATTATTTGGTTAGTTCGTGAGTTTTACCAAGAATACAAAACCTCGCCCGCTATCCGCATGTTAGTAAAAGCAATGGCACAAAAATTTGGTGAAGAAAAAGGCAACAGCCGCTATCTACAACGCTTATTTCCTGATGGTCCAGCAAAGCAAGCAACCAAAATTGCAGGATTACCCAAACCGGCGAAGTGTTTATAA
- a CDS encoding Bax inhibitor-1 family protein — translation MENRLAHSYSTSESLISTHKVLRNTYMLLAMTLAFSAVVAFAAMTMNAPALPWWGMLVGFYGLLFLTNATSNSSAGILSVFALTGFLGYTLGPILNRYIGAGLGDIVALAFGATALVFFACSAYVLTTKKDMSFISGMMVALFVVLLVGIIANIFLAIPALGLALSSLFVIFSSGAILLATSNIIHGGETNYIRATVDLYVSIYNLFVSFLQIFGVLGNDD, via the coding sequence ATGGAAAATCGTTTAGCTCACAGCTATTCAACTAGTGAATCATTAATCAGCACACACAAAGTTCTGCGTAACACCTATATGCTATTGGCTATGACTCTAGCTTTCTCAGCGGTTGTTGCTTTCGCAGCTATGACAATGAATGCACCAGCCTTACCTTGGTGGGGCATGTTAGTAGGCTTCTACGGTTTACTTTTCCTAACTAATGCTACTTCAAACAGTAGTGCAGGGATTTTAAGCGTATTTGCCTTAACCGGTTTCTTAGGTTATACATTAGGTCCGATTTTAAATCGCTATATCGGTGCAGGTTTAGGCGATATCGTTGCCCTTGCATTTGGTGCAACTGCATTAGTTTTCTTTGCTTGTTCGGCTTATGTATTAACCACTAAAAAAGATATGAGCTTTATCAGCGGAATGATGGTTGCTTTATTTGTGGTTTTATTAGTCGGCATTATTGCGAACATTTTCTTAGCTATTCCTGCTTTAGGTTTAGCGTTAAGCAGCTTATTTGTGATTTTCTCAAGCGGTGCGATTTTGCTTGCAACTAGCAATATTATTCACGGTGGTGAAACTAACTATATCCGTGCAACCGTGGATTTATACGTTTCTATCTACAACCTGTTTGTAAGCTTCTTACAAATCTTTGGCGTGTTAGGTAACGATGACTAA
- the pgsA gene encoding CDP-diacylglycerol--glycerol-3-phosphate 3-phosphatidyltransferase codes for MKLNFPTYLTLFRVGMIPLFIVAFYLPTKYAPEISTLIFFIASITDAFDGYLARKWNQTTRLGAFLDPVADKVLVAVAFVCIAEYYHSWWITIPICIMIAREIIISALREWMAELGERASVAVSIWGKVKTTAQMLALGGMLWRQSPAMEILAFILLYIAVGLTIWSMLQYLNASKSSLLKS; via the coding sequence ATGAAACTTAATTTTCCAACTTATTTAACACTGTTTCGTGTCGGAATGATCCCACTTTTTATTGTGGCGTTTTACCTGCCGACCAAATACGCTCCTGAAATTTCTACTCTGATTTTCTTTATTGCTTCTATTACTGATGCGTTTGATGGCTATTTGGCTCGTAAGTGGAATCAAACCACACGATTGGGAGCATTTTTAGACCCAGTTGCCGATAAAGTATTGGTCGCAGTTGCCTTTGTGTGCATAGCAGAATATTACCACTCTTGGTGGATTACCATTCCTATCTGCATTATGATTGCCCGTGAAATTATTATTTCGGCATTACGTGAGTGGATGGCGGAATTAGGTGAAAGAGCTAGTGTTGCTGTGTCTATTTGGGGAAAAGTAAAAACTACTGCCCAAATGCTAGCCTTAGGTGGAATGCTGTGGCGACAAAGCCCGGCAATGGAAATTTTAGCCTTTATTTTGCTTTATATTGCTGTAGGATTAACAATTTGGTCGATGTTACAATATTTAAATGCCTCAAAAAGCAGTTTATTGAAATCCTAA